In Comamonas koreensis, the genomic stretch CCGGTGGCGTCAAGTCCACCGCCGCCGTGATACCCACCGGCGCACCGACCAAGTCGCTGCCCCAGGTGGCGTCGCCCGCCGCTGCCCAAGACCTGGGCGAGCGTCCAGAGCAGCGCGTGCCGATGAGCCGTCTGCGTGCCCGTATCGCCGAGCGTCTGCTGCAGTCGCAGTCGACCAACGCGATCCTGACCACGTTCAACGAAGTGAACATGGCGCCCGTGATGGCGCTGCGCAAGAAGTTCCAGGACGACTTCACCAAGGAACACGGCGTCAAGCTCGGCTTCATGTCCTTCTTCGTGAAGGCGGCCGTGCATGCACTCAAGAAGTACCCCGTGCTGAACGCGTCGGTCGATGGCACCGACATCATCTACCACGGCTACTTCGACATCGGTATCGCCGTGGGCTCGCCACGCGGTCTGGTGGTGCCCATCCTGCGCAATGCAGACCAGATGAGCTTTGCCGACATCGAAAAGAAGATCGCCGAATTCGGCAAGAAGGCTGCTGACGGCAAGCTGGGCATCGAAGACATGACCGGCGGCACGTTCTCCATCTCCAACGGTGGCACCTTCGGCTCGATGATGTCGACCCCGATCATCAACCCGCCCCAATCGGCCATCCTGGGCGTGCACGCGACCAAGGACCGCGCTGTGGTCGAAAACGGCCAGGTGGTGGTGCGTCCGATGAACTACTTCGCGATGTCCTACGACCACCGCATCATCGACGGCCGCGAAGCCGTGCTGGGTCTGGTGGCGATGAAGGATGCGCTGGAAGATCCATCGCGTCTGCTGTTCGACCTGTAATCGGGTCGCCGGGCAGTGATGCTACGCGTTCTGGTGGCTGCAGCGTCCGCACTTGTGCTGGGCGCCTGCGGGACGTTGTCCCGTCCTGCAGCGCAGGATGTCGCCACGCAAAGCTGGAGCGGTGACTATCGCTTCCAGTGGGCAGCAGGCACCCAGGCTGCGCGCCGGGGTCTGCCTGCCCCATCACAGGTTCGCATCCGCCCGGTCACCTCCGCCAAGGAGGTGCCCGGCGCGAAGGCGGACGGCAATGGCCCGCAATGGGCCATTTCGTTTGTCGGCGAGCCCGGCGCGCCGCTGCCGCTCATCCCCTTCAAGGCCCAGGGCTATGAAGAGATGGGCTGGGCGGTGATGCGCGCTGGCGGCAAGATTGCATGCCTGGAGTCCGGCTCCTTCATGTTCGTCTGCCGCACCCATCCCGGCACCACCTTGTCGTTTGGTCGTCAAAACGACGAGCAACTGACCACCAAAACGGGCCTCTTCGGTGTGGCATTGCACCAGGGCAGTTTTGAACTAACACCATTGGATTAATCATGAGCAAGCAATTTGATGTCGTCGTGATCGGCGGCGGCCCCGGCGGCTACGTAGCGGCCATCCGTGCAGCCCAGTTGGGCATGCAAGTGGCCTGTATCGACGAGTGGAAGAACGCCGCTGGCGGCCCAGCCCTGGGCGGCACCTGCACCAACGTGGGCTGCATTCCCTCGAAGGCCCTGCTGCAGTCGTCCGAGCATTTCGAGCATGCCAACCTGCACTTTGCAGACCACGGCATCTCGACTGGCAAGGTCACGATGGATGTGGCCAAGATGATTGCCCGCAAGGACACCGTCGTCAAGCAAAACAACGACGGCATCCAGTACCTGTTCAAGAAGAACAAGGTCACCTTCTTCCACGGCCGTGGCTCCTTCGTGAAGGCCGCTGATGGCGGCTACGAAATCAAGGTCGCGGGCAAGGACGAAGAATCCATCACCGGCAAGCAGATCATTGTGGCCACTGGCTCCAATGCCCGCGCTCTGCCTGGCGTGCCTTTCGACGAAGACAAGATTCTGTCGAACGACGGCGCACTGCGCCTGGGCGCTGCGCCCAAGAAGCTGGCGCTGATCGGTGCTGGCGTGATCGGCCTGGAAATGGGCTCGGTCTGGCGCCGTCTGGGCACCGAAGTGACGGTGCTCGAAGGCATGGACAAGTTCCTGCCCGCCATCGACGAGCAAATCGCCAAGGAAGCCAAGAAGTCCTTTGACAAGCAAGGTCTGAAGATCGAGCTGGGCGTGAAGGTTGGCGATATCAAGGCCGACAAAAAGGGCGTGCAGATCAGCTACACCAATGCCAAGGGTGAAGCCCAGCAGCTGGACGTGGACCGCCTGATCGTGTCCATCGGCCGCGTGGCCAACACCATCGGCCTGAACCCCGAAGCCGTGGGCCTGGCCCTGGACGAGCGTGGTGCCATCGTCGTGGACGAGAACTGCAAGACCAACCTGCCTGGCGTCTGGGCAGTGGGCGACGTCGTGCGTGGCCCGATGCTGGCCCACAAGGCCGAGGAAGAGGGCGTTGCCGTGGCCGAGCGCATTGCGGGCCAGCACGGCCATGTGAACTTTGCGACCATTCCATGGGTGATCTACACCAGCCCCGAAATCGCATGGGTGGGCCGCACCGAGCAGCAGCTCAAGGCCGACGGC encodes the following:
- the lpdA gene encoding dihydrolipoyl dehydrogenase, with the translated sequence MSKQFDVVVIGGGPGGYVAAIRAAQLGMQVACIDEWKNAAGGPALGGTCTNVGCIPSKALLQSSEHFEHANLHFADHGISTGKVTMDVAKMIARKDTVVKQNNDGIQYLFKKNKVTFFHGRGSFVKAADGGYEIKVAGKDEESITGKQIIVATGSNARALPGVPFDEDKILSNDGALRLGAAPKKLALIGAGVIGLEMGSVWRRLGTEVTVLEGMDKFLPAIDEQIAKEAKKSFDKQGLKIELGVKVGDIKADKKGVQISYTNAKGEAQQLDVDRLIVSIGRVANTIGLNPEAVGLALDERGAIVVDENCKTNLPGVWAVGDVVRGPMLAHKAEEEGVAVAERIAGQHGHVNFATIPWVIYTSPEIAWVGRTEQQLKADGVAYKAGTFPFLANGRARALGDTTGMVKFLADATTDEILGVHMVGPMVSELISEAVVAMEFKASSEDIARICHAHPSLSEATKEAALAVDKRTLNF
- the odhB gene encoding 2-oxoglutarate dehydrogenase complex dihydrolipoyllysine-residue succinyltransferase, which produces MAIVEVKVPQLSESVAEATMLTWKKKAGEAVAVDEILIEIETDKVVLEVPAPAAGVLTEIVQGDGATVIADQLIAKIDTEAVAGAAAAPAAAAPAPAAAAPAPASAPAAAGGNKGDVAMPAAAKLLADNNLAVGAVAGSGKDGRVTKGDVLAAVAGGVKSTAAVIPTGAPTKSLPQVASPAAAQDLGERPEQRVPMSRLRARIAERLLQSQSTNAILTTFNEVNMAPVMALRKKFQDDFTKEHGVKLGFMSFFVKAAVHALKKYPVLNASVDGTDIIYHGYFDIGIAVGSPRGLVVPILRNADQMSFADIEKKIAEFGKKAADGKLGIEDMTGGTFSISNGGTFGSMMSTPIINPPQSAILGVHATKDRAVVENGQVVVRPMNYFAMSYDHRIIDGREAVLGLVAMKDALEDPSRLLFDL